From the genome of bacterium:
TGTCGGCACGCACCAGCTTCCCGTCGAATCCGGTCTCGACCTCCCCTTCCAGCCCGAACTCCTTCAGAAGGCCGTCCAAGAACTCCCGAACCACCTCGGCCTGCTCGGTGCCCAAGGTCTCGCCATCCTTACCATCACCCGCCACGGCTTTGACCTCTCCTTCTGCCCTTCGGCCTTTACGCGCCTGCTGTTTCCTACCGCGACCCGCCTTGGAGTCGCCCGGCTTGCCGCCTGGCTGCCGGCTCTTCGCTTTGGCGGCTCCCCTGGTCTTGCCACGATCCTTCGGCCGGGCGCCACCATCAGAACCCGGCTTACGTGGTGCCTTCCTCTTCCTCTGCCGGCTACGGCCTGACCGTCCCCGCCGTCCCTTGCTCTTCGGCTTGACCCGTACGATGGCATCCTGCCGCCCGATACCGAGGAATCCCGGCTTCGGTTCCTGCAGCACGTTGACCTCGGCCCGGTCGGCTTCGATCCCGAGCTCCTCGAGAGCGGCCTGGACAGCCAGTTCAACGGATGCGCCTTTGACCTCGACCCACTCGACCATCGATCTACCTTCTCCTCCGTCTGCGTTGTTTCTTAGCCGAGCCCTGCGGGCGGGGCGGCTTCTTACCGTCATCCGGTTCACCGTTATCGGGCTCCTTGGTAGCCGGCTTCCCCCCGTCGGGAGGAGGGCCGGGACGTCCGTCGATCTTGAAGATCAGCAGCTGCTGACCGGTCCGGAAGACGTTGCTGGTGGCGAAATAGAGGTTAAGTCCTGACGGCCAGATATACGAAATGACTCCGAACATCAACGGTAGTATCTTCGTCATACGCTGAACAGCTTCGGCCTGCGGATTGCTGGCACCAGACTGTTTCGGCGGGCTTAACAGCTTCTGTTGCATGTAGCCCGTAAGTATCACGAACCCGACCAGCAGCAGGTAGGGGATCGTCGCCACGGCGAACAGCCCTTCCGTGCCCACCACCTCGGACGGGGCCAGGTCGAGATCCATGGTCAGGAAACGCAGCGTGCCCTCAGATGCCGCCACCAGCAGGCTCGAGTCCGCCGGCAGGCTGTTGGCCGGATTCCGCAGCACCTGGAACAGCGCGAACCAGACCGGCATCTGCACCAGCAAGGGAAGAACGCAACCGAACGGGCTTACACCTCGCTCCCGGTAGAGCTCCATGACCTTCTGGTTCATGGTCTCCTGGTCGCCCTTGAACTCGCGGCGGATCCGCTCCATCTCCGGTTGGATCTCCTGCATCGCCCGGGTCGACCGGACCTGCTTGAGGGTGAGCGGGAACACCAACAGGTTGACAACGATGGTAAGGCATATGATGGC
Proteins encoded in this window:
- a CDS encoding YidC/Oxa1 family membrane protein insertase — translated: MSEIWNGLQAILGNILSFFFDLVPNYGFAIICLTIVVNLLVFPLTLKQVRSTRAMQEIQPEMERIRREFKGDQETMNQKVMELYRERGVSPFGCVLPLLVQMPVWFALFQVLRNPANSLPADSSLLVAASEGTLRFLTMDLDLAPSEVVGTEGLFAVATIPYLLLVGFVILTGYMQQKLLSPPKQSGASNPQAEAVQRMTKILPLMFGVISYIWPSGLNLYFATSNVFRTGQQLLIFKIDGRPGPPPDGGKPATKEPDNGEPDDGKKPPRPQGSAKKQRRRRRR
- a CDS encoding Jag N-terminal domain-containing protein, which produces MVEWVEVKGASVELAVQAALEELGIEADRAEVNVLQEPKPGFLGIGRQDAIVRVKPKSKGRRGRSGRSRQRKRKAPRKPGSDGGARPKDRGKTRGAAKAKSRQPGGKPGDSKAGRGRKQQARKGRRAEGEVKAVAGDGKDGETLGTEQAEVVREFLDGLLKEFGLEGEVETGFDGKLVRADITGEQTQALIGPKASIMHAVHELTRTIVQRKTARGCRLRLDIAGYGEKRRQALGIYAGQLAEQVLDEGGEIMLEPMNAVDRKVVHDAVSGIDGVRSYSEGTEPRRSVVISLD